A stretch of Henckelia pumila isolate YLH828 chromosome 4, ASM3356847v2, whole genome shotgun sequence DNA encodes these proteins:
- the LOC140866058 gene encoding cytochrome P450 78A5-like — protein sequence MSSDHGFLFVPSAAGYSSTMHNVEIFICLLLFCAVFAFWLTPGGLAWALLKTQTRPRTDLPGPSGLPLIGSAPVLTNSLAHRLLRKLSQSLQASYLMCFSVGFTRYIISSCPESAKEILNSSAFADRPVKESAYELLFHKAMGFAPYGEYWRNLRRISGTHLFCPRRISRFGEFRERIGLRMVEEMEVQMERNGVVRVKNVLHSGSLNNVMMSVFGKMYDFEGGDGDGDDDGAAAELKRLVKEGYELLGIFNWSDHFPFLGWLDLQGVRRRSQELVCRVNVFVGDIIKEHRLKRGGKNGGGISSSQVSEEKSHDDFVDVLLDLEKENKLTDSEMIAVLWEMIFRGTDTVAILLEWILARMILHPEIQAKAQREIDAVIGTNKAVITDSDVPNLPYTQAIVKETLRMHPPGPLLSWARLAIHDAYVGPHFIPAGTTAMVNMWAITHDGETWPEPDEFRPERFLEEDVSVMGCDLRLAPFGAGRRVCPGKTLGLATVHLWLAHLLHKFRWTHSDTHGVDLSECLKMSMEMKRPLICKVFPRIS from the exons ATGTCTTCGGACCACGGTTTCCTCTTCGTCCCGTCCGCCGCCGGCTACTCTTCAACGATGCATAACGTCGAGATTTTCATCTGTTTGCTTCTGTTTTGCGCGGTATTCGCCTTCTGGTTGACACCAGGCGGGCTTGCATGGGCCCTTCTGAAGACCCAAACGCGGCCGAGGACGGATCTCCCCGGCCCGTCGGGCCTCCCTCTTATCGGTTCCGCGCCGGTTTTGACGAACTCGTTAGCGCACAGGCTCCTGCGCAAGCTGTCTCAGAGCTTACAAGCTTCGTATCTGATGTGCTTCTCCGTTGGATTCACGCGTTACATCATTTCGAGCTGCCCCGAGTCCGCGAAAGAGATTTTGAACAGCTCGGCTTTTGCGGACCGGCCGGTCAAGGAATCGGCCTACGAGCTTCTGTTTCACAAGGCCATGGGGTTCGCCCCGTATGGAGAGTACTGGAGGAACCTGAGGAGAATCTCCGGCACTCATTTGTTCTGCCCCAGGAGGATATCGCGGTTCGGGGAGTTCCGGGAGAGGATCGGGCTCCGGATGGTGGAGGAAATGGAGGTGCAGATGGAGAGAAATGGAGTGGTTCGAGTGAAAAATGTGCTGCACTCCGGTTCATTGAACAATGTGATGATGAGTGTGTTCGGTAAGATGTATGATTTCGAGGGCGGAGACGGAGACGGAGACGACGACGGGGCGGCGGCGGAGCTGAAACGATTGGTGAAAGAAGGGTATGAGCTGCTTGGCATATTCAACTGGAGTGATCATTTCCCATTTCTTGGGTGGCTGGACTTGCAAGGAGTCAGAAGGAGAAGCCAAGAATTGGTGTGTAGGGTAAATGTTTTTGTTGGGGATATCATAAAAGAACATAGGCTAAAAAGGGGTGGTAAAAATGGAGGAGGAATATCATCATCACAGGTTTCAGAAGAAAAATCCCATGATGATTTTGTTGATGTTTTGCTTGATCTAGAGAAAGAGAACAAACTCACTGATTCAGAAATGATTGCTGTTCTTTgg GAAATGATCTTCAGAGGGACAGATACAGTTGCAATTCTTCTAGAATGGATTCTTGCAAGAATGATTCTTCATCCAGAGATCCAAGCTAAGGCTCAGCGCGAAATCGACGCGGTGATCGGAACCAACAAGGCGGTGATCACCGATTCTGATGTCCCAAATCTCCCTTACACCCAAGCCATTGTTAAGGAGACATTGCGGATGCACCCGCCAGGCCCGTTGCTGTCGTGGGCCCGTCTCGCCATCCACGACGCTTACGTGGGCCCGCATTTCATCCCGGCGGGCACGACCGCGATGGTGAACATGTGGGCCATCACCCACGACGGGGAGACATGGCCCGAGCCCGATGAATTCCGGCCCGAGAGGTTCCTTGAAGAGGATGTCTCGGTCATGGGATGCGACCTTAGGTTGGCGCCTTTTGGCGCGGGGAGAAGGGTGTGCCCCGGTAAAACGTTAGGGCTCGCCACGGTTCACCTCTGGCTGGCTCATTTGCTGCATAAGTTCAGGTGGACGCATTCGGATACACACGGCGTCGACTTGTCGGAGTGCTTGAAAATGTCGATGGAAATGAAGAGGCCATTGATTTGCAAAGTTTTTCCTAGGatttcttga